Proteins found in one Triticum urartu cultivar G1812 chromosome 4, Tu2.1, whole genome shotgun sequence genomic segment:
- the LOC125553258 gene encoding uncharacterized protein LOC125553258 isoform X2: MRESPRICGEPAMAAPTLATASHQRGRTTPLPRSGVSAATAGDEADHLFVLQSAAPFDGGVASMHDGAATSVFGRYKRCRSTTATNQRAATSRARLGGPRRTRTAIVFCWEDASPARM, from the exons ATGCGAGAGTCGCCCCGGATTTGTGGTGAGCCAGCCATGGCGGCGCCCACGTTGGCTACTGCGAGCCACCAGCGTGGCCGCACAACTCCGCTTCCTCGTTCTGGAGTTAGTGCTGCCACCGCCGGCGATGAGGCGGACCATCTTTTCGTGCTGCAATCAGCTGCGCCCTTTGACGGCGGAGTTGCATCCATGCACGACGGAGCTGCAACCAGCGTTTTCGGGAGGTACAAG CGGTGCAGGTCGACGACGGCGACGAACCAGAGGGCGGCGACGTCGCGCGCACGGCTTGGTGGACCACGGCGGACCAGGACGGCAATCGTTTTTTGCTGGGAGGACGCATCACCAGCGAGGATGTGA
- the LOC125553258 gene encoding uncharacterized protein LOC125553258 isoform X1, whose translation MRESPRICGEPAMAAPTLATASHQRGRTTPLPRSGVSAATAGDEADHLFVLQSAAPFDGGVASMHDGAATSVFGRYKVFWGAEMCLRWNTAVQVDDGDEPEGGDVARTAWWTTADQDGNRFLLGGRITSEDVTRAGIKRVLTRSDGWGILI comes from the exons ATGCGAGAGTCGCCCCGGATTTGTGGTGAGCCAGCCATGGCGGCGCCCACGTTGGCTACTGCGAGCCACCAGCGTGGCCGCACAACTCCGCTTCCTCGTTCTGGAGTTAGTGCTGCCACCGCCGGCGATGAGGCGGACCATCTTTTCGTGCTGCAATCAGCTGCGCCCTTTGACGGCGGAGTTGCATCCATGCACGACGGAGCTGCAACCAGCGTTTTCGGGAGGTACAAG GTTTTTTGGGGGGCTGAGATGTGTCTTCGCTGGAATACAGCGGTGCAGGTCGACGACGGCGACGAACCAGAGGGCGGCGACGTCGCGCGCACGGCTTGGTGGACCACGGCGGACCAGGACGGCAATCGTTTTTTGCTGGGAGGACGCATCACCAGCGAGGATGTGACCCGTGCGGGGATAAAACGAGTGTTGACCAGATCTGACGGTTGGGGAATATTAATTTGA